A genome region from Sphingobacteriaceae bacterium GW460-11-11-14-LB5 includes the following:
- a CDS encoding alpha-L-fucosidase gives MKTLSQKRIVLIFQLIICFIGLDTAKVNAQKTTARPLKLWYVQPARVWEEALPLGNGKMGAMVFGNVHRERLQLNESTLWSGYPAPGNNPEGPNLLPQVRKALFEGDYLKGTALWSKMQGPYSARYLPMGDLFLEFDHKNATFTNYHRELNLANAVSLLRYTVDGIKYTRQSYMSYPDQVLVLKLTASKANSISFKLDLTSKLKYVVASSGQQQLILNGKAPKYVAAREYDPQQVVYDEKEGMNFQIRVKVANVGGTVKNTSSNLTVSKATEVVIYLTAATSFNGFNKSAGLAGKNPSVQTMTYMKKVIRKGNSQIFKDHLSDYQKLFNRVNFELGDQDFKLDQLPTNERLLRFKNNEVPDQNLMALYYQYGRYLLISSSRKGGQATNLQGLWNDLVQPPWGSNYTTNINTQMNYWLAENTNLTECNAPLFNLIKNLSVNGAVTARVNYNINKGWVAHHNSDIWAKTSPVGAFDKDEREMPRKTAWPMAGAWLSTHLFEHYLYTNDTLFLKKTGYPLMKGAAEFMLEWLIEDPKSGYLVTNPSTSPENTVKIKGKEYQLSIASTMDMSIIRELFEQCILASKVLKTDSTFTKRLEQAKARLYPYQIGQYGQLQEWFQDWDDPKDQHRHISQLYGLYPANQINVYGNPELSSAARQSLFHRGDVSTGWSMAWKTNWWARLQDGNHAYQVLRSALNYIDPLSPKGQMSGGGAYPNLFDAHPPFQIDGNFGATAGMTEMLLQSHYDELVLLPALPDAWPSGKIEGIKARGGYNIGIQWANGELKSASLKANRTGKCSIRTFTKIKIKHLNAGLRMGDLKHMEETKYLNHSQTALQPLNLKQTYLYELGVRKGETYLITSDDH, from the coding sequence ATGAAGACTCTTAGTCAGAAAAGAATTGTTTTAATCTTTCAGTTAATCATATGTTTTATAGGTCTTGATACTGCAAAGGTTAATGCTCAAAAAACAACTGCCAGGCCCCTAAAGTTGTGGTACGTTCAGCCTGCCAGGGTTTGGGAGGAGGCACTGCCCTTAGGTAATGGGAAAATGGGTGCCATGGTATTCGGCAACGTGCATCGGGAAAGGTTACAGTTAAATGAAAGCACCTTATGGTCTGGTTATCCAGCCCCGGGGAACAATCCGGAAGGACCAAACCTGCTTCCACAAGTTAGGAAAGCATTGTTTGAAGGAGATTACCTGAAAGGAACAGCGCTCTGGAGTAAAATGCAGGGGCCATATTCGGCAAGGTACCTTCCAATGGGCGATTTATTTCTGGAATTTGACCATAAAAATGCCACTTTTACGAACTACCATCGCGAACTTAATCTTGCTAATGCAGTCTCTCTGCTAAGGTATACCGTAGATGGAATAAAATATACCAGACAAAGCTATATGAGCTACCCCGATCAGGTTTTGGTATTGAAACTAACGGCTAGCAAAGCAAATTCGATCAGTTTCAAGCTTGATTTAACAAGCAAATTAAAATATGTGGTGGCAAGCTCAGGTCAGCAACAACTGATTTTGAATGGTAAAGCACCAAAGTATGTGGCCGCAAGGGAGTATGATCCTCAACAGGTGGTCTACGATGAAAAAGAGGGAATGAATTTTCAGATCAGGGTGAAAGTGGCCAATGTTGGCGGAACCGTAAAAAATACCTCTTCAAATTTAACGGTAAGCAAGGCAACAGAAGTTGTCATCTACTTAACAGCTGCAACAAGTTTCAATGGTTTTAATAAGTCGGCAGGTTTAGCAGGTAAAAATCCTTCGGTACAGACCATGACTTACATGAAAAAGGTCATTAGAAAAGGCAATTCGCAGATCTTTAAGGATCATTTGAGCGATTACCAAAAGCTTTTTAATCGGGTAAATTTTGAACTTGGGGATCAGGATTTTAAATTGGATCAACTGCCAACCAATGAACGGTTGTTGCGTTTTAAGAACAATGAGGTTCCTGATCAAAATCTGATGGCACTCTATTATCAGTATGGAAGATACCTGCTGATATCAAGTTCCAGAAAAGGAGGTCAGGCTACAAATCTTCAAGGACTTTGGAATGATCTGGTGCAGCCACCCTGGGGCAGTAACTATACGACCAATATAAATACACAGATGAATTACTGGCTGGCAGAAAATACCAATCTTACCGAGTGTAATGCGCCATTATTTAACCTGATCAAAAACCTTTCAGTTAACGGGGCAGTAACAGCCAGGGTGAATTATAATATCAATAAAGGATGGGTTGCCCATCACAATTCGGATATCTGGGCCAAAACCTCACCGGTAGGTGCTTTTGATAAGGATGAGCGGGAAATGCCCAGAAAAACCGCCTGGCCAATGGCTGGAGCCTGGCTGAGTACACACCTTTTTGAACATTACCTGTATACCAATGATACCTTGTTTTTGAAGAAAACGGGATACCCCTTAATGAAAGGTGCGGCTGAATTTATGTTGGAATGGCTAATAGAGGATCCTAAAAGCGGTTACCTGGTTACCAATCCCTCCACCTCTCCCGAAAATACAGTCAAAATAAAAGGCAAAGAATATCAATTGAGCATTGCCTCTACGATGGATATGTCAATTATCAGAGAACTTTTCGAACAGTGCATACTGGCGTCGAAAGTTTTGAAGACCGACAGCACATTTACAAAAAGACTCGAACAGGCCAAAGCCAGGCTATATCCTTATCAGATCGGGCAATATGGACAGCTACAGGAATGGTTTCAGGATTGGGATGACCCTAAAGATCAGCATAGGCACATTTCTCAACTCTATGGACTTTACCCTGCAAATCAGATCAATGTTTACGGGAACCCCGAACTTTCATCGGCAGCCAGACAGTCTTTATTTCACCGTGGTGATGTTAGTACAGGTTGGTCTATGGCCTGGAAAACGAACTGGTGGGCGAGGTTGCAGGATGGAAATCATGCGTATCAGGTGTTGCGCTCGGCATTAAATTATATTGACCCACTTTCACCAAAAGGACAGATGAGCGGTGGTGGAGCATATCCAAATCTTTTTGATGCACATCCTCCGTTTCAGATCGATGGTAATTTCGGGGCTACCGCCGGGATGACAGAGATGTTGCTGCAGAGCCATTATGATGAACTGGTTTTGCTCCCTGCACTGCCGGATGCATGGCCGTCGGGTAAAATCGAAGGGATTAAAGCAAGGGGAGGTTATAACATCGGGATACAATGGGCGAATGGGGAGCTTAAATCGGCATCCCTTAAAGCAAATAGAACCGGAAAATGCAGCATCAGGACGTTTACCAAAATTAAGATCAAGCATTTGAATGCAGGCTTACGGATGGGTGATCTTAAACATATGGAGGAAACAAAATACCTTAACCATAGCCAAACAGCGCTGCAGCCGCTTAACTTAAAGCAAACTTATCTTTATGAACTTGGCGTTCGGAAAGGTGAGACTTATCTGATTACGTCTGATGATCATTAA
- a CDS encoding SusC/RagA family TonB-linked outer membrane protein, with amino-acid sequence MKGRFTRFFPADLTLLKVAVFACMLTLTSIFNVSAQGQTKVSGTVKDRSGAGLPGVTVRVKDQTGGVSTDNDGKFTISVAPNAILQFNMIGYNTVERKVGGGAINIVLEDASNALDEVVVIGFGGKVKRSDLSSAVSSVSAKDIQERQPVDLLNALQGKASGVTVTTDGGPGGEGTVQIRGVTTLNGGAGPLYVVDGVITDNGRNINPLDIAGIEILKDAASASIYGAQAANGVILITTKKGIEGKPRVDVQYTHLFGKLAHKLPQSNSEEVRAFRRLQNGGLITAGSNTDSLNVSFNSDNDLQDLLLGNTGQRNQVNASLAGASKTFNYYSSVNYIDDKSIVINSFAKSLQTRLNISYQALPKLKYTSNFSLYYQTKNEIPIARTVNVIFDRPANSLIYYPDGALTSYIASKRNPVANAMYEINKTETYSAQINNQLDFDLTKHIKWTTLFNLAYENPQYTFFAPRYVSPNRNTNNGINELTKNFRYEAQTYFNYNQKFKDHTLSATLGANAIRRTQSVFHLEYLNSASEEIIVTLPAYLTGSKTYTTGTANTNQAIFARVNYDYKSRYFASAVYRNDGSSRFGPENKRGSFYSGSMAWRFSAEKFMDWSKSFLDDAKIRASYGRVGNDQIEDYGAITKVQFEGNYNGIGGAAYNTTIGNSLIKWETGIQKNLGLDLTFLKGRLNFTGELYEKESKDLLYQRQLVKETGFSTVIVNLGSIVNKGIEFTVSGTPISKKNFSWNIDANIYFERGTIKELAGGVPFIAGNKWYVQEGGKIGDFYGWKNLGVYQWNESNAYNDSWDKLTVVLGADNKPLYVNGKPQYTFNGQPYNGTVHNLYDPSGKLVGGDTEWANIKRDSLIDDGDRHVIGNAQPKFNIGFGNTFNYKRFSLNVLFNASIGGDIYNTLLYNANNPSNTGPGNPDVLYNSWQKPGDIAKYPYYPNRPSRGNLKANGNSAYLESRSFIRLASMRFAYSMDPALAKRLYLKGVTAFIYGTNLLTWTNYKGYDPEFSTSNPLTPGDDTGKYPKRRELGFGLNISL; translated from the coding sequence ATGAAAGGAAGATTTACACGATTTTTTCCCGCTGATCTGACTTTGCTGAAGGTAGCGGTATTTGCATGTATGCTAACTTTGACGAGTATTTTTAATGTTTCTGCTCAGGGGCAAACAAAAGTATCTGGAACTGTTAAAGACCGTAGCGGGGCAGGCCTCCCGGGCGTAACGGTAAGGGTGAAAGACCAGACTGGCGGAGTATCTACTGATAACGACGGTAAATTTACCATTTCAGTAGCCCCAAATGCCATTCTGCAATTTAACATGATCGGTTATAACACTGTTGAAAGGAAAGTTGGCGGCGGAGCAATCAATATTGTACTGGAAGATGCTTCAAATGCGCTAGATGAGGTGGTTGTAATCGGTTTTGGCGGCAAGGTTAAAAGAAGCGACCTTAGTTCAGCAGTTTCTTCTGTTTCCGCCAAAGATATACAGGAGCGCCAACCTGTAGACTTATTGAATGCCTTACAGGGGAAAGCCTCAGGCGTAACTGTAACCACCGATGGTGGTCCTGGAGGCGAAGGAACCGTTCAGATTAGAGGGGTAACTACCTTAAACGGTGGCGCAGGTCCGCTTTATGTGGTTGATGGCGTAATTACAGACAATGGTAGAAACATCAATCCATTGGATATTGCAGGCATTGAAATCCTGAAGGATGCAGCTTCTGCGTCTATTTATGGTGCACAAGCCGCTAATGGTGTGATTTTGATTACGACAAAAAAAGGGATTGAGGGCAAGCCCAGGGTAGATGTACAGTATACACACCTGTTTGGCAAACTGGCACATAAACTCCCGCAGAGTAATTCTGAGGAGGTTAGGGCTTTTAGAAGGTTACAGAACGGAGGATTGATCACGGCAGGCTCGAATACAGATTCATTGAACGTTTCTTTTAATTCAGATAATGATCTTCAGGATTTGTTGCTGGGTAATACCGGTCAGCGAAACCAGGTCAATGCAAGTTTGGCAGGAGCCTCAAAAACTTTTAACTATTATTCGAGCGTAAATTATATCGACGATAAATCTATTGTGATCAACAGTTTTGCGAAATCACTTCAAACCAGATTGAACATCTCTTACCAGGCATTGCCTAAGCTTAAATACACCTCGAATTTTTCGCTTTACTATCAGACCAAAAATGAAATACCCATTGCAAGAACGGTAAATGTTATTTTCGACAGGCCTGCAAACTCGCTGATCTATTATCCGGATGGGGCATTAACGAGTTATATCGCTTCGAAGCGGAATCCTGTGGCCAATGCGATGTATGAGATCAATAAAACCGAAACCTATTCGGCACAGATCAATAACCAATTGGATTTTGATCTCACCAAGCATATCAAATGGACCACACTTTTTAACCTGGCCTATGAGAATCCACAGTATACTTTTTTTGCACCACGGTATGTGAGTCCAAACCGGAATACAAACAATGGTATAAATGAACTGACCAAAAATTTCAGGTATGAAGCGCAGACCTATTTTAACTATAACCAAAAATTTAAAGACCATACCTTAAGCGCAACATTGGGGGCAAATGCCATCCGGAGAACGCAGAGTGTATTTCATTTGGAGTACCTGAATTCAGCAAGTGAGGAAATTATAGTTACCCTTCCTGCTTACCTGACGGGCTCCAAAACTTATACCACTGGTACAGCCAACACCAATCAGGCTATTTTTGCCAGGGTAAACTATGATTATAAAAGCCGGTATTTTGCCAGTGCAGTATACCGCAATGATGGTTCGTCGCGTTTTGGCCCCGAGAACAAACGCGGATCCTTTTATTCGGGATCAATGGCCTGGCGTTTTTCTGCAGAAAAGTTTATGGATTGGTCCAAGTCATTTCTTGATGATGCCAAAATCCGCGCAAGTTATGGAAGGGTTGGTAACGATCAGATCGAGGATTATGGTGCCATTACCAAAGTACAGTTTGAGGGAAATTACAATGGGATAGGTGGGGCAGCCTATAATACCACGATAGGCAACAGCCTGATTAAATGGGAAACCGGCATCCAGAAAAACCTGGGATTGGATCTTACCTTTTTGAAAGGAAGATTGAACTTCACCGGCGAACTTTATGAGAAGGAATCAAAGGACTTGTTATATCAGCGCCAGCTGGTTAAAGAAACAGGTTTTTCAACAGTTATTGTTAACCTTGGTTCTATTGTTAATAAAGGTATTGAATTCACCGTTTCCGGTACGCCAATATCCAAAAAGAATTTTTCATGGAACATAGATGCGAACATTTATTTCGAAAGGGGTACCATTAAGGAACTTGCAGGCGGCGTTCCGTTTATTGCAGGCAACAAATGGTATGTTCAGGAAGGTGGAAAAATTGGAGACTTTTATGGATGGAAAAACTTAGGGGTTTACCAATGGAACGAATCTAATGCCTATAACGATAGCTGGGATAAACTGACGGTGGTATTGGGCGCTGATAACAAACCTTTGTATGTGAACGGAAAACCACAGTACACTTTCAACGGACAGCCTTATAACGGAACCGTTCATAACCTATACGATCCTTCCGGTAAACTTGTTGGAGGAGATACCGAATGGGCAAATATCAAAAGGGATAGCCTGATTGATGATGGTGACCGTCATGTGATCGGCAATGCCCAACCCAAGTTCAATATTGGTTTTGGCAACACATTTAACTATAAGAGATTTTCACTGAATGTATTGTTCAATGCATCTATAGGTGGAGACATTTATAATACCTTGTTGTATAATGCAAACAATCCATCTAATACAGGTCCTGGTAACCCGGATGTGCTGTACAATTCCTGGCAAAAACCTGGAGATATCGCAAAGTACCCTTATTATCCAAACAGACCTTCCAGGGGGAATTTAAAAGCTAATGGCAATAGTGCCTACCTGGAAAGCCGTTCTTTTATCAGGCTTGCCAGTATGAGGTTTGCCTATAGTATGGATCCGGCCCTTGCAAAACGGTTGTATCTCAAAGGAGTAACAGCATTTATATATGGCACGAATTTATTAACGTGGACCAACTATAAGGGTTATGATCCTGAATTTAGCACTTCTAACCCCTTAACCCCCGGCGATGATACAGGGAAATATCCCAAAAGAAGAGAACTTGGATTTGGTTTAAACATCAGTTTATAA
- a CDS encoding RagB/SusD family nutrient uptake outer membrane protein, producing MKTIKYTCIFMLLLTMGSCKKFLTEAPVSQVSSDKFYKSKYDIDAAMAGMYSAFQLTMVGESQFNDRYHYWGEFRSDNFDRFLSYTTTYTTEIALNALTTDNPYADWSRLYTVIARANSNIKYIPGVPALDNNVTQAIVNANLAQSYAIRAISYFYLVRVWGDAPVWLEPYEDSQVAAERERTKAAQILDEVIIKDLKTAYDLTVKNQNASVYYMNEGAICAALADAYMWKKDYTNAILWINNLFKARNPKGALYTGTSDANLEPTASWKSIFTAPAASVETIWSIHWDFATNSCACMQISFSPNNRQMQLDPLLYASYFLPQTQPVHTNDIRPKQTLDVYAVANPSLNNRDRFLKFYPSPSNPVGAIPTTELNLYYNQNTAVYLPMYRLSDIYLLYAEALNGNNDLPNALKYLNFVRKRANVDQYLATDVKVNAKAAMENTILEERQYELIGEGKRWFDLVRTNKVKEIMDPVLKDRQLRNGNTDIVGFTDVRRSYWPLSRAVMNSNKKLVQNPGYGE from the coding sequence ATGAAAACAATAAAATATACCTGTATTTTTATGCTATTGCTCACTATGGGCAGTTGCAAAAAGTTTCTTACAGAAGCTCCTGTTTCGCAGGTGTCGAGCGATAAATTCTACAAATCAAAATATGATATTGATGCCGCAATGGCGGGCATGTATTCTGCTTTTCAGCTCACTATGGTGGGCGAATCGCAGTTTAACGACCGCTACCACTATTGGGGCGAATTCAGGTCAGATAATTTCGACCGTTTTCTTTCTTATACCACTACCTACACAACAGAGATTGCACTTAATGCCCTTACCACAGATAATCCCTATGCCGATTGGTCAAGGCTTTATACCGTGATTGCCAGGGCAAACAGCAACATTAAATATATACCAGGGGTGCCAGCTTTAGATAATAATGTTACCCAGGCAATTGTTAATGCAAACCTGGCGCAGTCTTATGCCATTAGGGCAATTTCTTATTTTTACCTGGTGAGGGTTTGGGGCGATGCGCCAGTTTGGTTAGAACCCTACGAGGATAGTCAGGTTGCAGCCGAGCGGGAACGGACTAAGGCAGCGCAGATTTTAGACGAAGTGATCATCAAGGATTTAAAAACAGCATACGATCTCACCGTTAAAAATCAGAATGCATCGGTCTACTATATGAATGAAGGTGCTATTTGTGCAGCCCTGGCAGATGCGTATATGTGGAAAAAAGATTATACCAATGCTATCCTCTGGATCAATAACCTGTTTAAAGCCAGAAACCCTAAAGGCGCACTTTACACGGGTACATCTGATGCCAACCTGGAGCCAACAGCCAGCTGGAAAAGTATATTTACGGCCCCTGCAGCGAGCGTAGAAACCATATGGTCTATCCACTGGGATTTTGCCACAAACAGTTGTGCCTGCATGCAGATATCTTTTTCTCCTAATAACAGACAGATGCAACTTGATCCGCTTTTATACGCAAGTTACTTTTTGCCTCAAACCCAGCCTGTTCATACCAACGATATCAGGCCTAAACAAACATTAGATGTGTATGCAGTTGCAAATCCTAGCCTTAACAACCGTGATCGTTTCCTGAAATTCTATCCAAGTCCTTCAAACCCGGTTGGTGCAATACCCACTACAGAATTAAACCTGTATTACAATCAGAATACAGCTGTTTACCTGCCAATGTACAGGTTATCTGATATTTATCTGCTCTACGCAGAAGCACTTAACGGAAACAATGATCTGCCAAATGCACTTAAATATTTAAATTTTGTGCGGAAAAGGGCCAATGTAGATCAGTATCTGGCAACCGATGTTAAGGTAAATGCTAAAGCTGCAATGGAAAATACAATTTTGGAGGAGCGTCAATATGAGCTCATCGGCGAAGGCAAACGCTGGTTTGATCTGGTAAGAACAAACAAAGTGAAAGAAATTATGGATCCCGTGTTAAAAGACCGTCAGCTTCGAAATGGTAATACTGACATAGTCGGTTTTACAGATGTGCGACGTTCTTACTGGCCATTAAGCAGGGCTGTAATGAATTCCAATAAAAAA